In Cetobacterium somerae ATCC BAA-474, the following are encoded in one genomic region:
- the metF gene encoding methylenetetrahydrofolate reductase [NAD(P)H], which produces MKIKNLYKIKKPVISFEIFPPNEKYPIESVYETIDELAKLKPDFISVTYGAGGTIRGRTVEIASRIKKVYGIEPLSHLTCFGAKNNEIEDILKKLKKNNVENILALRGDFPKDNSEIKGDFKYASKLIEKIKKEKEFCVGAAFYPEGHQETNDLLDLFYLKEKVKEGADFLISQIFFDNNYFYDFKNKCDKLGINIPLIPGIIPVTNAKQINKITELCGSTIPPKFQKILTRYENNPEALKEAGIAYAVEQIIDLLSSGVPGIHIYTMNKVDVVTEIMRRIKYVKEHLQEVN; this is translated from the coding sequence ATGAAAATTAAAAACTTATATAAAATAAAAAAACCAGTTATATCTTTTGAAATTTTTCCACCAAATGAGAAATATCCAATTGAATCAGTTTATGAAACAATTGATGAACTTGCAAAACTAAAACCTGATTTTATAAGTGTCACTTATGGAGCTGGAGGTACTATAAGAGGAAGAACTGTTGAAATAGCTTCTAGAATAAAAAAAGTCTATGGAATAGAACCTTTATCTCATCTAACATGTTTTGGTGCTAAAAATAATGAGATTGAAGATATTCTAAAAAAATTAAAAAAAAATAATGTTGAAAACATTCTAGCTCTAAGAGGAGATTTTCCAAAAGATAATAGTGAAATTAAAGGTGATTTTAAATATGCTAGTAAATTAATTGAGAAAATTAAAAAAGAAAAGGAGTTCTGTGTAGGGGCTGCATTTTATCCTGAAGGACATCAAGAAACTAATGATCTTTTAGATTTATTTTATTTAAAAGAAAAGGTAAAAGAAGGTGCAGATTTTCTAATATCACAAATCTTTTTTGATAATAACTACTTCTACGATTTTAAAAATAAATGTGATAAGTTAGGAATTAATATCCCTTTAATTCCTGGAATAATTCCTGTGACTAATGCAAAACAAATAAATAAAATAACTGAGCTATGTGGATCAACTATTCCACCAAAATTCCAAAAAATACTAACGAGATATGAGAATAATCCTGAAGCTTTAAAAGAAGCTGGAATAGCCTATGCTGTTGAACAAATAATAGACCTCTTATCTTCAGGAGTTCCTGGAATTCATATTTATACTATGAATAAAGTTGATGTTGTGACTGAGATTATGAGAAGGATTAAATATGTGAAAGAACATCTACAGGAGGTGAATTAA